In Paenibacillus sp. FSL M7-0420, a single genomic region encodes these proteins:
- a CDS encoding stalk domain-containing protein — protein sequence MKKKIHMANVLLLLLITLLGVATTANTVSAATAAQTAKGMRVYVQNKEIHPRAATVVQGGSVYVEFRSVVQALGFKFKYDADSKQITATSEDASFKVDLKTKKTFVNGSLYTHNSKIPMVIGSGADALVALSLFEETNYINADYDKTNKLVKVYEDLQGKPKKADLNKIQALIKAHYQTLDGFKSIDKFEMKSWGEYTVMLADVSFRKTETELLDRVDHVTLEMEHKPDASWMIHNIEINDTDYLNYTSLINKEVSVSAADKMAIRELLAAYSKAINDKDVEAELALQDPANKTADYEQEIRKLREWSNRKYDIEYTQEQVVIVSFSAKKAVVYSIYTLQANNDPSKFKERFYSLTSVVKSKDKWYIDSNEGVALGREVVK from the coding sequence TTGAAGAAAAAAATACATATGGCTAATGTGTTGTTACTCCTGCTGATTACTCTGCTTGGGGTTGCAACGACTGCGAATACAGTATCCGCTGCAACAGCGGCGCAGACTGCAAAGGGAATGCGTGTATATGTGCAAAATAAGGAAATTCATCCGCGTGCGGCTACGGTAGTTCAAGGAGGAAGTGTGTATGTCGAATTCCGCAGTGTGGTGCAGGCTTTGGGCTTTAAGTTCAAGTATGATGCTGACAGCAAGCAAATTACAGCTACCTCAGAGGATGCTTCTTTTAAAGTTGATCTCAAAACGAAAAAAACATTCGTAAACGGTTCTCTGTACACCCATAATTCGAAAATTCCGATGGTCATTGGTTCGGGTGCGGATGCCCTGGTTGCGCTCTCTTTGTTCGAGGAGACTAACTATATCAATGCTGACTATGATAAGACCAATAAATTAGTTAAAGTATACGAGGATCTGCAAGGCAAGCCTAAAAAGGCGGATCTGAATAAAATACAGGCACTAATTAAAGCCCATTATCAGACTTTGGATGGCTTTAAGTCGATCGACAAATTTGAAATGAAATCGTGGGGAGAGTATACAGTAATGCTTGCTGATGTCTCCTTTCGTAAGACAGAAACTGAGCTCCTGGACCGGGTTGACCATGTAACCTTAGAAATGGAGCATAAGCCCGATGCCAGTTGGATGATACATAATATAGAAATCAATGATACAGACTATCTAAACTATACTTCATTGATTAATAAAGAGGTAAGTGTTTCGGCCGCAGATAAAATGGCCATTCGCGAGTTGCTCGCTGCGTATAGTAAAGCTATAAATGACAAAGATGTGGAGGCGGAACTGGCGCTGCAGGACCCTGCCAACAAGACTGCTGACTACGAACAGGAGATCAGAAAGCTCCGGGAATGGTCGAATCGAAAATATGATATAGAATATACGCAAGAACAGGTGGTCATTGTCTCTTTTTCGGCAAAGAAAGCAGTTGTCTATTCTATCTATACACTTCAAGCTAACAACGATCCATCGAAGTTTAAGGAGCGGTTCTACTCACTTACCTCTGTAGTTAAAAGTAAGGATAAATGGTATATTGATTCAAATGAAGGAGTTGCGCTTGGTAGAGAGGTTGTCAAGTAG
- a CDS encoding DUF2812 domain-containing protein: protein MSKVVRKFFMDYEKEEAWLNEMSAKGLALVEHSWARYVFEESAKGEYIYRIELLEKDPKEAAGYLQFMEETGAERVPSGTPNKANRAFMNQRWVFFRRKASEGPFQIYTDADSKIKHYQRIYKVYLSLAFMELIIGSLNIMLITLNTSSNIYKINLIVGVSVIILGLFFVWLSIPVRRKILRLQQEKLIRE, encoded by the coding sequence ATGAGTAAGGTGGTGCGCAAATTTTTCATGGATTACGAGAAGGAAGAAGCGTGGCTGAATGAAATGTCGGCCAAGGGATTGGCCCTGGTGGAGCATTCCTGGGCCCGTTATGTGTTCGAAGAGAGCGCTAAGGGGGAGTATATTTACCGGATTGAGCTGCTGGAGAAGGACCCGAAGGAGGCGGCAGGCTACTTGCAATTCATGGAGGAGACCGGAGCCGAGCGGGTGCCGTCCGGGACCCCTAACAAGGCCAATCGTGCCTTTATGAACCAACGCTGGGTGTTCTTCAGAAGGAAGGCCTCGGAAGGCCCCTTCCAGATCTATACCGATGCAGATTCCAAGATCAAGCACTATCAGAGAATCTATAAAGTCTATCTGTCCCTCGCGTTCATGGAGCTGATCATCGGCTCCTTAAATATCATGCTGATTACGCTGAATACTTCATCTAACATCTACAAAATCAACCTCATCGTGGGAGTGTCTGTTATCATTCTGGGCCTGTTCTTCGTCTGGCTCAGCATACCCGTCCGCCGCAAGATCCTCCGTCTGCAGCAGGAGAAGCTGATTCGGGAGTGA
- a CDS encoding PadR family transcriptional regulator — MALSGNNEYGALTEGVYYILLSLLTPMHGYGIMQNVKLLSNQRVELGAGTLYGALSTLVERGWITLLAGGEDSRKKEYQITELGKSIVRNEMTRLDELLTNGRKLMGGEA, encoded by the coding sequence ATGGCATTGTCCGGCAACAATGAATACGGGGCGCTGACCGAAGGCGTCTATTATATCCTCTTGTCACTGCTCACCCCAATGCACGGCTACGGGATTATGCAGAACGTGAAGCTGCTGAGCAATCAGCGTGTGGAGCTGGGTGCAGGCACGTTATACGGGGCGTTAAGCACACTTGTGGAACGAGGATGGATCACGCTGCTGGCTGGCGGAGAAGATTCCCGCAAGAAGGAGTATCAGATTACAGAGCTGGGCAAATCGATAGTCCGGAATGAAATGACCCGGCTTGACGAGCTGCTCACCAATGGAAGAAAGCTAATGGGAGGCGAAGCGTAA
- the yhbH gene encoding sporulation protein YhbH yields MSQPSGPYAFVVSKEDWSLHRKGHQDQERHQQKVREAIKGNLPDLVTEENIILSGGKQIVKVPIRSLDEYRIIYNFRKQKHVGQGDGDSQVGDVLGRDSQSAQPGKGDKAGDQPGADTVEAEVDLEDLEDILFQDMELPHLKPKDKEEIEVKSIVFNDIRKKGMMSNIDKKRTLLENLRRNASSGNPGIHSISPDDLRYKTWDDITVPHSNAVIIAMMDTSGSMGTFEKYCARSFFFWMTRFLRRQYEKVDIVFLAHHTEAKEVSEHDFFTRGESGGTICSSAYQKALEIIDSRYPPAKYNIYPFHFSDGDNLTSDNERCVKLIGELLKRSNMFGYGEVNQYNRSSTLMSAYRHLKQEQFMHYVIKDKKEVYLALKAFFGKKAIEA; encoded by the coding sequence TTGTCCCAGCCGTCCGGTCCATACGCATTTGTCGTATCCAAAGAAGACTGGTCCCTTCACCGCAAAGGCCATCAGGATCAGGAGCGTCACCAGCAAAAGGTCAGAGAAGCCATCAAGGGCAACCTGCCCGATCTGGTTACTGAAGAGAATATTATTTTGTCGGGCGGCAAGCAGATTGTGAAGGTGCCGATCCGCAGTCTGGATGAATACCGGATTATCTATAATTTCCGCAAGCAGAAGCATGTCGGCCAGGGGGACGGGGACAGCCAGGTGGGGGATGTACTTGGCCGCGATTCCCAGTCGGCCCAGCCGGGCAAAGGGGATAAAGCGGGAGATCAGCCCGGCGCAGATACCGTTGAGGCCGAAGTCGATCTGGAGGATCTGGAGGATATACTGTTCCAGGACATGGAGCTTCCCCATCTGAAGCCGAAGGATAAGGAAGAGATTGAGGTCAAATCGATTGTCTTCAACGATATCCGCAAAAAAGGCATGATGTCGAACATCGACAAAAAACGTACGTTACTTGAGAATCTGCGGCGCAATGCCAGCAGCGGCAACCCTGGAATACACAGCATCAGCCCCGATGATCTGCGTTACAAAACCTGGGATGACATCACGGTCCCCCACTCGAATGCCGTGATTATTGCCATGATGGACACCTCGGGCAGTATGGGCACTTTTGAAAAATACTGCGCCCGCAGCTTCTTCTTCTGGATGACCCGCTTCCTGCGCCGCCAGTATGAGAAGGTGGATATTGTGTTCCTGGCCCATCATACGGAAGCTAAGGAGGTCAGCGAGCATGACTTCTTCACCCGGGGGGAGAGCGGGGGGACGATCTGCTCCTCGGCGTATCAGAAAGCACTGGAGATTATCGACAGCCGCTATCCGCCTGCCAAGTACAACATCTATCCCTTCCACTTCTCGGATGGCGACAATCTGACCTCCGACAATGAGCGCTGCGTCAAGCTGATCGGCGAGCTGCTGAAGCGCAGCAACATGTTCGGCTACGGCGAGGTGAACCAGTACAACCGCAGCAGCACCCTGATGTCCGCCTACCGCCACCTGAAGCAGGAGCAGTTCATGCATTATGTGATTAAGGATAAGAAGGAAGTGTATCTGGCGCTGAAGGCTTTTTTCGGCAAAAAGGCAATCGAAGCCTGA
- a CDS encoding DUF7507 domain-containing protein has translation MKIIPLVVRSTVNATGAITFTGNTLGLSRSETAGVPGTQDSIGGFSTINTASVYGTYPAGTTSLYQNNSSAAILVLPAGSTVLYAELIWGGSYVNGTVNLTAAINNPVSFTTPLGNTVSVTPDSATANSVDLGGGALAYVRSANVTSTIQASGAGTYVTGGVVGTIVIPGDSTANHAGWTLAVIYQNPSLPFRNMSLRAGAVLVQASSAPVVTTITGFATPVTGALGGRIQFSAQEGDANRSGDQALFGPTSTTQVALSGPNNFAGNFFASQINNDTGNLNTTGTFGTRNQTNGSPGSNIIGGRQGWDITNVDVSARLVNNQSSALLTLTTSGDAYVVNANGLQIDINAPKISLTKSANVAGTIVGDLVTYTVTVNNTGTASAASVVLSDALPAGLTFVTGSVVVAGVARPTYDITSGIPLGSLALGTSITVTYQARVTSLPNPQFVPNTANAAFTFQSVAGGPIVSGVIPSNTQSLPVYSPVLGIVKSANTTNATVGDQILYTLQISNTGNIGATTTLTDNIPAGSSYIPGSFTVNGTPVAGNPAAGIAIGTIAAGGSSTVQFRVLVNSLPSPPQLVDQATAAYTFQVPDGRTVNGTAASNTLTIPVRLPNVALVKSASFPDVAVGDTLQYTSVVTNNGIVAITNVVLSDPIPAGSTLVPGSVVVAGTARPSADPASGISVGTIAPGTSVTVTFQVSVTSVPGNGQLANQSSASYSSGTFNAITQSNTILTPVYQPIIGIVKSSSPSSATVGGNVLYTLQVQNTGNLAATVTLTDTIPAGSAFVAGSVTVNGVVRPSDSPVSGIPLGSAAPGAALTVTFLTAVQSLPSPATLTDQGSSSYTYQLPSGRSLSGGSVSNTVTIPVSAPNITILKNANLTSVAVGEYLTYTVSVSNPSGVAVNNVVLSDPAPAGSAFVAGTVTVNGTAVPSANPNAGIALGTLAAGATSIVAFQVNANSIPSPPQLSNRASASFTAGSFSGAALSNTVSTPVFIPVIGLVKSSSPAQASVGSLLSFSILASNTGNIAAMLNLTDALPPQTVFETNSVSIGGTPLPGYSPLTGIPVGPLAPGDSVVVSFLVTVTSLPPNQQLLNSAAASFTFTLPDGRQLGGNTVSNTLTVPVSAPNVSVVKSVNAIDAVTGDILTFTSVLTNNSITSVSNIILSDPLPENTAFLPGTVIVGGVSQPLSVPSAGIPIGSLGPGASVAVTFEVRITMPIPSQVNNQSTVSFTSGVFSGSSSSNVTTTPVTQPQISLVKSANDLNATVGDTVIYTILVSNTGNVAANVTLTDNIPAGTTFDPNSVIVGGFPQPGAAPDTGITVGTVAPGASVSVSFTVFIVSLPSPQQLVNQATSTYTFTPPDGRLLSGSAVSNTVTIAVSAPNLAVVKSTTSTSVALGDTISYSVNITNNGMDPVNNVVLSDPTPDGATFVPGSVSVNGVLFPGANPASGITIGTLASGASTVVSYSVTVTSVPLDAAIDNQATVTYTSGVFTGSTFSNPVAVPVFQPNIAASKTANTANATVGDTVTYTINVTNTGNYGASLTVTDNIPAGTTFVDNSVLIGGLPLPQANPSTGIAAGTIAPGATVAVSFSVVITSLPSPQLLVNQGTVAYSSTLPDGRTLGGSVLTNTLTIPVSNPNLAVVKTTATTATHVGDTITYSVTLTNNGIATVNNVVFTDALPAGTAFVPGSVLVDGVSRPASSPATGVTIGSIAPGASVTVAFNVTVTSLPSSGVLNNQSSVSFTSGALSSVAFSNIVTTPVFQPVIAAAKSSSSQNATVGDTIVYTVNVSNSGNYAASATLTDTIPAGTTLVPNSVLINGFPAPGADPATGIPLGSVPAGASLTVLFSVVIDTLPASQQLSNQAIIAFNYTLPDGRVFNQSASSNINQISVSSPNVLVVKSTTVTDAVVTDTVPYSITVTNSGIAPVSNVVLSDPIPAGSSFVAGSVVVDGTPLPGGNPANGISLGTIAPGAVVQVTFNILVNSLPNPATLNNQASVSFTSGAFSGASYSNNLITPVFQPIIGVLKSADTTNATVGDTVTYFLSVTNTGNLAAVVTLTDSIPAGAVFIPNSVLINGQPVPGADPTTGINLGTVAAGATVTMTVTLQVTVASLPSPQQLVNQAAATFTFTPPDGRLLSGSTLSNTLVIPVSSPDVTAVKSTPAVDAVVGDIITYTIAVTNNGIVPVNNVVLVDPIPAGSQFVAGSVTVDGTPRPGANPGTGIVIGTIAPGATTTVTFQVQVIVI, from the coding sequence GTGAAAATTATTCCTCTAGTCGTTAGGTCTACGGTTAATGCAACAGGCGCCATCACTTTCACTGGCAACACGCTGGGACTAAGCCGCTCTGAAACTGCCGGTGTACCGGGTACACAGGACAGTATCGGAGGCTTCTCTACGATTAATACAGCTTCTGTATACGGCACTTACCCTGCCGGCACTACCAGTCTATATCAGAACAATAGTTCAGCAGCCATTCTGGTTCTCCCTGCCGGAAGCACAGTTCTGTATGCCGAGCTGATCTGGGGCGGCTCCTATGTTAACGGTACCGTCAATCTCACTGCGGCAATCAACAACCCTGTATCCTTCACTACACCGCTCGGGAACACGGTCAGTGTAACCCCCGATTCAGCCACAGCCAATTCGGTGGATCTGGGCGGCGGTGCACTCGCATATGTCCGTTCCGCCAATGTCACCAGCACCATTCAAGCCTCCGGTGCCGGAACCTATGTCACTGGCGGTGTAGTTGGGACTATCGTAATTCCCGGTGATTCCACTGCCAACCATGCCGGCTGGACACTTGCCGTTATCTACCAGAATCCGTCGCTGCCCTTCCGCAACATGTCTCTGCGCGCAGGTGCTGTCCTTGTCCAAGCCTCCTCGGCACCGGTAGTTACGACGATTACCGGGTTCGCCACCCCCGTCACCGGTGCGCTGGGCGGACGTATCCAGTTCAGCGCCCAGGAAGGAGATGCCAACCGCTCGGGCGACCAGGCACTATTCGGCCCTACCTCCACCACTCAAGTCGCCCTCTCCGGGCCTAACAATTTTGCGGGCAACTTCTTCGCCTCGCAGATTAACAATGATACCGGCAATCTGAATACGACCGGCACGTTCGGCACCCGTAACCAGACCAACGGCAGTCCGGGCTCCAACATTATCGGCGGGCGGCAGGGCTGGGATATTACAAATGTGGATGTCTCTGCACGTCTGGTCAATAACCAGTCCTCGGCTCTCCTGACCTTGACTACATCGGGCGATGCGTATGTCGTTAACGCCAACGGGCTGCAAATAGATATTAATGCGCCCAAGATCTCCTTGACCAAAAGCGCAAATGTCGCCGGTACCATCGTTGGTGATCTGGTCACCTACACTGTAACGGTCAACAATACCGGTACGGCAAGCGCAGCCAGTGTTGTATTGTCGGACGCATTACCGGCAGGCCTTACTTTTGTCACAGGAAGCGTGGTGGTAGCCGGTGTTGCCAGACCGACTTATGATATAACCTCCGGCATCCCGCTGGGTTCACTTGCTCTGGGCACTTCCATAACGGTGACTTATCAAGCCAGGGTGACTTCCTTGCCGAATCCGCAATTTGTGCCCAACACGGCTAACGCTGCCTTCACCTTCCAGAGTGTAGCCGGAGGCCCGATTGTCAGCGGAGTCATTCCATCCAATACACAATCACTGCCGGTATATTCTCCCGTTCTCGGCATTGTCAAAAGCGCCAATACGACCAACGCAACTGTCGGAGACCAGATTCTCTACACCCTGCAAATCTCCAACACCGGCAATATCGGCGCCACTACTACGCTCACGGATAACATTCCTGCCGGCAGCTCCTATATTCCGGGAAGCTTCACGGTAAACGGCACGCCTGTGGCGGGTAATCCCGCCGCCGGGATCGCCATCGGCACCATCGCGGCGGGAGGAAGCTCTACGGTCCAGTTCCGTGTACTGGTGAACAGTCTGCCTTCTCCCCCGCAGCTGGTGGACCAGGCTACAGCCGCCTATACCTTCCAGGTTCCTGACGGGCGGACCGTGAACGGTACGGCTGCCTCCAATACGCTCACCATACCGGTCAGACTGCCGAATGTTGCCCTTGTCAAAAGCGCCAGCTTCCCGGATGTCGCCGTAGGCGATACCCTGCAGTATACGTCTGTGGTTACTAATAACGGAATCGTCGCCATCACGAACGTTGTGCTCTCTGATCCGATACCCGCAGGCAGCACTCTAGTGCCCGGAAGCGTGGTGGTGGCGGGTACCGCCCGGCCTTCGGCTGATCCGGCTTCAGGGATATCTGTGGGTACTATCGCTCCGGGCACCAGCGTAACGGTAACCTTCCAGGTTAGTGTCACCTCTGTGCCGGGAAACGGCCAGCTTGCCAACCAGTCATCAGCCTCTTACAGCTCGGGGACATTTAACGCCATCACACAGTCCAATACAATCCTCACTCCTGTGTACCAGCCAATAATCGGTATCGTCAAAAGCTCCAGCCCAAGCAGCGCCACGGTTGGAGGAAATGTTCTGTATACCCTGCAAGTACAAAATACTGGCAACCTCGCAGCAACGGTGACCTTAACTGACACGATCCCTGCCGGGTCTGCCTTCGTCGCCGGAAGCGTCACAGTAAACGGTGTGGTCCGTCCGTCAGATTCTCCGGTAAGCGGAATCCCGCTCGGGTCCGCAGCACCGGGAGCCGCCTTGACCGTAACCTTCCTGACCGCTGTCCAATCCCTTCCGTCTCCGGCAACCTTGACGGACCAGGGCAGCAGCAGCTATACCTATCAGTTGCCCAGCGGACGCTCTCTGTCCGGCGGAAGTGTATCCAATACGGTAACTATTCCAGTCTCTGCCCCCAACATCACGATTCTCAAAAACGCCAATCTCACCTCAGTGGCTGTAGGCGAATATCTTACCTACACCGTCTCTGTATCCAACCCCAGCGGCGTAGCTGTTAACAATGTAGTGCTGTCTGATCCGGCTCCGGCAGGCAGTGCCTTTGTAGCAGGAACTGTTACGGTGAACGGAACGGCCGTACCCTCTGCCAATCCAAATGCCGGAATTGCTCTCGGAACACTTGCTGCGGGCGCCACAAGCATCGTTGCCTTTCAGGTTAATGCGAACTCTATTCCAAGCCCGCCTCAACTGAGCAACCGGGCCAGCGCATCCTTTACGGCCGGATCATTCAGCGGAGCAGCCCTGTCCAATACAGTGTCTACCCCGGTCTTCATTCCAGTCATTGGACTTGTCAAAAGCTCTAGCCCTGCGCAGGCCTCTGTCGGCAGTCTGCTCTCCTTCTCCATCCTGGCCAGCAACACTGGCAATATCGCGGCAATGCTGAATCTGACCGATGCCCTGCCGCCGCAGACGGTATTCGAGACCAACAGCGTAAGTATAGGCGGGACCCCCCTGCCCGGGTATAGCCCATTAACTGGCATTCCGGTGGGGCCGCTTGCTCCCGGAGACAGCGTCGTAGTCAGCTTCCTTGTTACGGTTACTTCGCTTCCCCCAAACCAGCAGCTGCTTAATTCGGCCGCCGCCTCATTCACCTTCACACTGCCGGATGGCCGTCAGCTCGGCGGTAACACAGTGTCGAACACACTTACGGTTCCCGTCTCGGCTCCGAATGTCAGTGTTGTCAAAAGCGTCAATGCCATTGATGCGGTCACCGGAGACATTCTTACCTTCACCTCTGTGCTGACGAATAACAGTATTACTTCTGTCAGCAACATCATTCTCAGCGATCCCTTGCCAGAGAATACAGCTTTCCTTCCCGGAACCGTAATTGTCGGCGGCGTCTCCCAGCCGTTGTCAGTTCCGTCCGCCGGCATCCCAATCGGCAGCCTGGGGCCTGGAGCCTCCGTTGCCGTCACATTCGAGGTGAGAATAACCATGCCGATTCCTTCACAGGTGAATAACCAGTCCACCGTCAGCTTCACCTCCGGGGTCTTCTCCGGCTCTTCATCGTCCAACGTCACCACCACTCCGGTCACACAGCCGCAGATCTCCCTTGTCAAAAGCGCCAATGACCTGAACGCTACAGTCGGTGATACGGTCATATATACCATTCTGGTCAGCAATACCGGTAATGTTGCGGCCAATGTCACGTTAACCGACAATATTCCGGCCGGTACCACCTTTGACCCCAACAGCGTCATTGTCGGCGGTTTTCCTCAGCCGGGGGCTGCACCGGATACCGGAATCACAGTCGGAACCGTCGCTCCCGGGGCAAGTGTATCCGTCAGCTTCACCGTCTTCATCGTATCTCTGCCTTCACCGCAGCAGCTTGTCAATCAGGCCACTTCCACCTATACCTTCACTCCGCCCGACGGACGGCTGCTGAGCGGCAGCGCCGTCTCCAACACCGTAACCATCGCAGTCTCCGCCCCCAATCTGGCGGTGGTGAAGAGCACAACTTCCACTTCCGTTGCCCTTGGGGATACGATTTCCTACTCCGTGAACATCACTAATAACGGGATGGACCCTGTCAACAATGTCGTGCTCAGTGATCCAACACCGGACGGGGCTACCTTCGTACCGGGCAGTGTATCGGTGAACGGTGTGCTGTTCCCGGGTGCCAATCCGGCCTCGGGGATCACTATCGGCACACTTGCCTCCGGCGCCTCTACGGTGGTCTCCTACAGCGTTACGGTAACCTCGGTGCCTCTGGATGCCGCGATCGATAATCAGGCGACTGTCACTTACACCTCCGGCGTCTTTACCGGCTCCACCTTCTCGAATCCGGTCGCAGTCCCCGTCTTCCAGCCGAATATCGCTGCTTCCAAAACGGCAAATACTGCAAATGCAACGGTCGGCGATACCGTAACCTACACCATAAATGTCACCAATACAGGCAACTATGGAGCAAGCCTGACGGTTACGGACAATATTCCGGCCGGCACCACCTTTGTAGACAATAGCGTGCTGATTGGCGGGCTGCCTCTGCCGCAGGCTAATCCTTCCACAGGAATTGCTGCCGGAACTATCGCTCCGGGGGCGACTGTAGCTGTCTCGTTCTCGGTGGTGATCACTTCACTGCCATCGCCGCAGCTGCTGGTGAATCAGGGAACGGTTGCTTACAGCTCCACCTTGCCTGACGGAAGAACCCTGGGAGGGTCGGTGCTCACCAACACCCTGACCATCCCTGTCTCGAACCCGAATCTGGCTGTCGTCAAAACCACCGCAACCACCGCAACCCATGTGGGCGACACCATCACTTATTCCGTGACCCTGACCAATAACGGTATTGCTACGGTTAATAATGTGGTATTCACAGATGCTCTGCCTGCCGGTACCGCCTTTGTTCCGGGCAGTGTGCTCGTAGACGGCGTGTCCCGCCCTGCTTCTTCACCGGCTACCGGGGTGACCATAGGCAGCATCGCTCCGGGCGCTTCTGTAACGGTGGCCTTTAACGTAACGGTTACGTCTCTGCCGTCTTCAGGAGTACTGAACAATCAGTCATCCGTCAGCTTCACTTCCGGCGCCCTGTCCAGTGTAGCCTTCTCGAACATTGTGACCACTCCGGTCTTCCAGCCCGTTATCGCTGCAGCCAAGAGCTCCAGCTCTCAGAATGCAACGGTAGGCGATACCATTGTCTATACCGTCAATGTCAGCAATTCAGGGAACTATGCGGCATCGGCCACGCTGACTGATACCATTCCCGCAGGTACAACTCTGGTTCCGAACAGTGTGCTGATTAACGGCTTCCCTGCTCCGGGTGCAGATCCCGCTACCGGAATCCCTCTGGGCAGTGTTCCAGCCGGTGCATCACTGACCGTACTATTCTCTGTGGTGATCGACACGCTGCCAGCCAGCCAGCAGCTCAGCAATCAGGCCATTATCGCCTTCAACTATACGCTGCCTGACGGACGCGTCTTCAACCAGTCGGCCAGCTCGAACATCAACCAGATTTCTGTATCTTCGCCGAATGTACTTGTGGTCAAGAGCACCACTGTTACCGATGCCGTAGTGACCGATACCGTTCCGTATAGTATTACAGTTACCAACAGCGGCATTGCCCCGGTCAGCAATGTGGTGCTGAGTGATCCGATTCCGGCTGGTTCTTCCTTTGTAGCCGGCAGCGTGGTCGTGGACGGCACTCCGCTGCCGGGAGGGAACCCTGCGAACGGGATCTCGCTCGGCACTATCGCCCCTGGCGCAGTGGTCCAGGTCACCTTCAATATTCTCGTCAATAGTCTTCCTAATCCGGCTACACTCAACAATCAGGCTTCGGTCAGCTTCACCTCCGGGGCATTCTCCGGCGCCTCTTATTCCAATAATCTGATTACCCCGGTATTCCAGCCGATTATCGGTGTCCTGAAATCTGCGGATACTACTAATGCCACGGTTGGAGATACCGTCACTTATTTCCTCAGTGTGACGAATACGGGCAATCTTGCAGCGGTTGTTACCTTAACAGACTCCATTCCGGCAGGAGCTGTATTCATTCCGAACAGCGTCCTGATCAACGGCCAGCCTGTTCCGGGTGCAGATCCGACTACCGGCATCAATCTTGGCACCGTTGCTGCCGGAGCTACCGTCACCATGACAGTCACCCTGCAGGTAACTGTCGCTTCCCTGCCTTCACCGCAGCAGCTGGTGAACCAGGCGGCGGCAACCTTCACCTTCACGCCGCCTGATGGACGTCTGCTCTCAGGCTCTACACTATCGAATACACTCGTCATCCCGGTCTCCTCACCGGATGTAACAGCAGTGAAGAGCACACCGGCTGTCGACGCGGTTGTCGGCGATATCATCACCTACACGATTGCCGTAACCAACAACGGCATTGTTCCCGTCAACAATGTGGTCCTTGTTGACCCGATCCCGGCCGGCAGCCAGTTCGTTGCTGGCAGCGTAACTGTGGACGGTACTCCGCGTCCCGGAGCCAATCCGGGCACCGGTATCGTGATCGGAACGATCGCCCCGGGAGCGACCACAACGGTAACCTTCCAGGTTCAGGTCATCGTCATATGA
- a CDS encoding methyltransferase domain-containing protein, which translates to MRIDIGCGPGKESGYLGIDRTQYPGVDIVCDICEGIPLPDNTAEFVMASRVMPYVNDLFAAMSEIYRISTHQAVVCILSPYAHSFPHASNPMFKQKFDEYTPRYFTGCFFQPYQSPLCPEIPDYPVPLPPFDFRLLRMELFYQYPYDDNLYDAEELEVLKTLQSNVIHEIMYHFAVIKREITDEELEAMSRKVLPEPQALLERRLRLQNRKYML; encoded by the coding sequence TTGAGAATCGATATCGGCTGCGGCCCCGGCAAAGAGTCCGGGTATCTGGGAATCGACCGCACCCAGTACCCCGGAGTGGATATCGTCTGCGATATTTGCGAAGGAATCCCCCTGCCCGACAATACGGCTGAATTCGTTATGGCCAGCCGGGTGATGCCTTACGTGAACGATCTGTTTGCAGCGATGTCAGAGATTTATAGAATAAGCACGCACCAAGCGGTCGTGTGTATTCTCTCACCCTATGCCCATAGCTTCCCGCATGCCTCCAACCCTATGTTTAAGCAAAAGTTCGATGAGTATACCCCACGGTATTTCACCGGCTGCTTCTTCCAGCCCTATCAAAGCCCGCTGTGCCCGGAGATCCCGGATTATCCCGTGCCGCTGCCGCCGTTTGACTTCAGACTGCTCCGGATGGAGCTGTTCTATCAATATCCGTATGACGACAATCTGTATGATGCGGAAGAGCTCGAGGTTCTGAAGACGCTGCAGTCCAATGTCATTCACGAAATTATGTACCACTTCGCCGTCATTAAGCGGGAGATTACCGATGAGGAACTGGAGGCGATGAGCCGGAAGGTGCTGCCTGAACCACAGGCACTGCTAGAGCGCCGGCTCCGGCTGCAGAACAGGAAATATATGTTATAA